Genomic window (Salvelinus alpinus chromosome 13, SLU_Salpinus.1, whole genome shotgun sequence):
AGTCACTCAACACTTTGGACAAGTGAAGTGTGTGTTTTGAGCAGTTTAAAGTTTTCCATCGATAAGAATAACATTAATTGGCTTTATAATTTGAAATAAAAAACAAGGTTTGAATGGTCATGTTTAAAACATGCTGAAATGTACATTGCCGTTGCATTCAAGATATGACAATCATATTTACATTGTTAGATAACACATTTAAATCAGTGACTCTGCTCTACTTTAGAGAGTAGCACTGTAATACTGAATCCATTGCAACAGTGAGAGCACATGAAGCTCTCTTTTTCTTATTTTTCCCTGAGATCATTTGGACAGTTGGCTGGTCTATTCTCCAGGCTTCAGGGGTCATAGTGGTGGATAGCTAGGCTCTAACGTGTCTGGTCCTAGTGTCAGAGCAGGGACAGGTTGTGCTGGGGGCCTGCTGTCTCCTGGAGGTAGCTCACCTGCCAGGGGAGGCCCAAGGCTGGAGACGGCTCCACAAATGCGTCCATGTAGCCCTGAGCGCAGGAGGCCCACACCCCCGTCTGGTACCCCAGCCCCTCGCCCACCTGGGTGTACCTGATAGAGCTGGGCGGCTGCTCCAAGGGGTTCCCTTTCCCACAGTGTCCGTGTAAGGGGTACAACTGGCCCTCGGCGGAGTAGCAGGGGTAGTGTGGTGAGGGTGGGCACGAGGAGCCCATGCTGTCCATGTAGAGGTGTGTCTCTGTTGGCAGCCTGTGAGGATGGGTGCCCTGCTGGGGCTCTATCTGGTGGGGGAGTGATGCCTGGTGCCAGGAGATGTAGCTTTGGGGCTCCTGGCGAGGAGCGACTGTCACCCTGGGCGGGTCCAGCCGTGACGTCCTCACCATTCCCACCGCCAATGGCCCCCCAGCCGGCCTGTGGCACTCCCGGTGGGAGCAGGGCTTACTGGGGGGGTTGGAGCTGAGGAAGACAGACAGGGCTGAGATGCGGTTGATGGCCCTCTGCAGGGTGGAAATCTTGGATAGCCTCTTGCCGCTAAGGTCGTGGTTGAGAGCCACACGTAGAGCATTGAAGGcctggttgtagtccaggatgcgTTTGCGCTCACGGACGTTGGCAGCCACACGGCGGGCCTTGGAGCGGACTGGGCGGCTGCGCTTCTTGGCCTGGCCCTCCTCAGGATCGTCGCTGGGGGGGCTGCTGGCTGAGCCCTCACTGTCCTGGAAGGGGCCCTTGGGGTTTCCGTCGCTCCCTTCGTCATCCTCCCCCTGACCCAGCATGCACAGCTCCAGCTCCTCCTCAGAGAACTCCTCTGACCCTGCCAGGTTTCTGCAGATCATCATCACTGACTGGCCGTGGAGCTATGGTGaaggttgttgttgtagttgctctGTAGCCACTGACTACTTAGTAGTTGCTGGAGTGTTCGCAAAGTTGCCGTTGCAGTGCCAGGACCTCCTTTGCTGTCGATCCGTGGCTTGTTCTGCGGGGCTGCCTGTCAGGTTGGTGTTGGGTGCTGTGTTTTGCGGCGTCTTTCACAGAGCTGTCAGTCGGGACGTTGTTGGGTGCTGTGTCCTGACAGCccttgtctcctcctcctctcctggtgCCCTGTGATTACCTATGTCTCCGCGGGACGGCCCTGCCTGCTTTTTAAAGccagccctcctcctccagtCACATGGTACAGTCACCCATGAGGAAtggtgctctctctctacctggttTATGGGCACCCTCCAGGCAAATGGCGctgtcacctcctcctcctccttctcctcctccacagaCACTCCCTCTCATACCTTACAGGATCTCTAAGTGTTTCAGCAGTTCCACAGCCTTGTAATACATAACAAGCAAAAGCAAAGTGCTCATTTTTGGCATGACAATTGACTTTTTCTTGACATCCACCTATTGATTATTTTAGGTATATACCGTATCTAGGCCATTGATGAATCACTTTGACTCTAAGAGGGTGCTCCAATGTATGACGCTTACTTCGATGTAAATCcacaaatacatttatttccccTCAAATACCTATTATTTTGTGGCCTACTAGTCACATGTTGCATAGAATGGTACGGGGGTAGAGTGTGGGGTTTTCTGATGTTTATCTTAATGGGGGAGTTACATGAAAATTTGTCACAGGACGTCCATGACAAATTGTGTGTTTATCAAATAGCAGCCTAATCTGTGTTGTGTTTGTTTCCCCTCATCTCACCAAtgtgggagagggaaggagggatttgTCCATGTAATTAGCTGTCTACAGAGTGGCGATTCCCTTCGATTCcctcccccatttctctctctctctttctttttctccttctctctatctttaGGTTTAAGGGCCATATAATTTAGGGGGACTCCTGTGGAACCCTATCCTCATAAATCAGGCCTGGGCAGCACCTGAGGACAGGAGCAGAGCACGGCCTGGACTTCAAAGCCAAGGAAAAATGAAGGCAAATATTTTACAATTAGAACCTGCAATCACTGCTAGCTCGGCTGACTGGGCTAGAGCCATCAACTCAACCTTTCCATGGTAATGCTTTACATTTTTTGGGGTTTTGAGATATCAAGATAGGTCTTGTCCAAACTGGTTGGATGGAAGTTTCAGATTGTGTTTCGTGTCTTAGTGGAATTGGGTTATACAGATTACCATGCTCCGAATAAGGTACAGATGATTGTGTTTCAAATGAGGTGGATTATCTGAGTCAGATATCAACTGAAGAGAACAGATTGGATGTCAACTGAAGAGAACAGATTGGATGTCAACTGAAGAGAACAGATTGGATGTCAACTGAAGAGAACAGATTGGATGTCAACTGAACGAACAGGTTGGATGTCAACTGAACAGAACAGATTGGATGTCAGATGAACAGAACAGATTGAATGTCAACTGAACAGAACAGATTGGATGTCAGATGAACAGAACAGATTGAATGTCAACTGAACAGAACAGATTGGATGTCAGATGAACAGAACAGATTGAATGTCAACTGAACAGATTGAAAGAGCACATTCTAAAAGTTTCACCTCATCACAGAAAACAACAGTATTTTGAACTGTGTGGAGTAAATGTTTTGGAGTTGGGGAAATCCCTGCATACACAGGATTGACCTTTGCGTCGGTTGCTTTGGTGGACACAGTGAAAGGTGATTGTCCTGACCTTTATCCAAGGCTCCTGGCCAAGTGTGTGTGCTGGGTCAGGTAACTAAAGGGTAGGCCCTCATGATGAACTGAAGGTCGTTGAGAAACATTGTTTCCTTCCTGCCTTCTTAATTTTCTGGTACATATCACAGCTGAGCGAGGCCAACCGTGAGAACAATTACAAGGCCAGGGTTTCAGCTCTTACCAATCACAACTATCGATCAGAGGTGCGTGGCAAAATTCATTTTTTGCGTAACAGTTTTGTTATGACATCAATACACTAGACTTATTGAGAATCTGAATTTCATTGATTTCATTAAATGTAGAGCTTCAATCATGTTATCTCTATGTACAAAGATAAAGAAAGCTGAATACAGACTGTGGCAAGCAGCATTTTTTTCACATTACTTTGATTTGAGCTGTCAATAATTCCCAGCCTATTTGTCCTGCACTTCCATTGCTCGGCTGATTCTATAGTCCACTATAGTCTATAGCTGATCCAATTGTCTATTCAAGGCAACCATATTGTCCATACAGCAACACCATACTACCCTGTTGATATACCACAATACTCTTCTATATGCAATTGTCATTGAAAGTGTTTGACGTGTCCAACTCCCTACTTGCAAGTAGGGAGTCATGCAGTTTCAAGTAGTGAGCAGCTAGCTAGGCCTCTCTTCCTCACAAGAGTTGTATGTGATTTATGTCTTTACGAGCACATCAGATTTACTGCTGTGGTTGTAGAGAGAGCATGGAGAGACTAGAGCATTGGACTCTCCCAGTCCATTCACTTTGACAGGTGACAAGACACCAGTAATTATCGGCCGCCAGGAATAAATCACAGACCTTTATTGCTTACCTCACCATACCCTTGACGGAATAACCATTTTCAAGCGAGAGGAACCTGCCCAACGCCACTGAACCTGAGATTTGTAAATCTCCTGCTAGAAGCTCACATAATGACTAGTTGTTACCTGCTCGTTATTAGAGGTCTGTGTGCCAAACGTTATAGATGTATATTCCCAAAGGGGTAGTTATACGGGTAATAAGTGAGTAAGGTCCGGGTTCGCTAACCTTGGCTTTGCAGTGGTATGTTAATGCATGTTTTTGGTGTCCGCTCTGGAATTTTCTCACCTCAATAAAAAGCCTGCAGTCAAAAAGGAGGGCTCCCCGTTATTCTAGGCACTTCCATTTTCTCACACCACAGTTCATGAGGAATTGTTAATGTCTTAAGATAGATGGATGTTTTCACCTGTAAactcaaaaatatttttgtcattttTATGATAGTTATTTAGTAACCCTAATGCTTGCTATTCTGATTATTATACTGTAGCACTGCTCAAGGCATTGGCACATATAGCCATATCTGTGATATGCATAATACATGCATTGACGTTTAGTTACTTTTAGATGAGTGTCTCTGAATTAGGAGATGTGAATCCATGCATAAATTAGTATTGATTATTGAATGTAACATCAATTTACTTGAGAGTTGACTGAGACCTCTAGCACTTAAGAATTGAGATGGCAGCAACTCAACATTGATCTGTAGTGCTCTGTTCAGTGGAGTGTCGTTAGTAAGGCAATTAACTATTTCCTTCCTATGTATCAACCTATCAGGCCACATCTCCCTTCAGATCTCTCTATCTCTTGATGTCAGCTGTCACTGACGAATGCTGTCTGTCACAGGCAATGGTGTCATCTCTTGGACCAGATTAGAGATTTGTTGAGGGATCCCCTCCCTTTCTGAGTCAGGCAGGCCTCTAGTCTTCTGTGTCACTTTTTCCTCCCTGGTGAACAGAGGGAGTGAGCCACATAGTAtatgagacacacatacacactcagaaGGATCAATCCAAAATCCTGTCATTTTGTCAAGTTTTGTGGTAAGGTGGGTTTGTGTGGGCTGTATCTGAGCATCAATGTGCGAGTTGAGAGAACTCAAACCACACCTGAGGGGTACTTGCCCCCCAAGACAGACCTCAGTGCCCCATACCATACATACAGTGGGAATACATCAAAGGTCCCTCTAAACATGTTCTAaacaacacatgaaaacatgGAAGGTTACTGACGTGCAACATTGTGAatcattctgtctgaaattactGGCAATTACGCATGTTTGTCTGCTGTAATCTCTTTCA
Coding sequences:
- the LOC139536679 gene encoding class A basic helix-loop-helix protein 9-like encodes the protein MMICRNLAGSEEFSEEELELCMLGQGEDDEGSDGNPKGPFQDSEGSASSPPSDDPEEGQAKKRSRPVRSKARRVAANVRERKRILDYNQAFNALRVALNHDLSGKRLSKISTLQRAINRISALSVFLSSNPPSKPCSHRECHRPAGGPLAVGMVRTSRLDPPRVTVAPRQEPQSYISWHQASLPHQIEPQQGTHPHRLPTETHLYMDSMGSSCPPSPHYPCYSAEGQLYPLHGHCGKGNPLEQPPSSIRYTQVGEGLGYQTGVWASCAQGYMDAFVEPSPALGLPWQVSYLQETAGPQHNLSLL